Proteins encoded in a region of the Podarcis muralis chromosome 4, rPodMur119.hap1.1, whole genome shotgun sequence genome:
- the HIKESHI gene encoding protein Hikeshi, with protein sequence MSFGGRGGTEGPPGWSPGPVVAVEEAALPSGAASAMFGCLVAGRLVQTVAQQVAEDKFVFDLPDYDSINHVVVFMLGTVPFPEGMGGSVYFCYPDENGIAVWQLLGFVTNEKPSAIFKISSLKSGKGSHHPFGAMNIPQTPSVAQIGISVELLELLAQQTPVASAAVSSVNSFTEFTQKMLDNFYNFASSFAVTQAQMTPNPSEAFIPANVVLKWYENFQRRLTQNPLFWKT encoded by the exons ATGAGCTTCGGCGGGCGGGGTGGCACGGAGGGGCCACCGGGGTGGTCGCCTGGGCCGGTCGTGGCTGTCGAGGAAGCGGCCTTGCCGAGCGGAGCCGCCTCCGCCATGTTTGGCTGCTTGGTCGCGGGGAGGCTG GTGCAAACAGTTGCACAGCAGGTGGCAGAAGACAAGTTTGTGTTTGACTTGCCCGACTATGACAGCATCAACCACGTGGTGGTCTTCATGCTGGGGACCGTTCCCTTCCCAGAGGGAATGGGTGGTTCTGTCTACTTCTGCTACCCCGACGAAAATGGGATAGCAGTGTGGCAGCTCCTGGGCTTTGTCACAAATGAAAAACCAAGTGCCATCTTCAAAATTTCCAGTCTGAAATCTG GGAAAGGTAGCCATCATCCGTTTGGAGCTATGAATATCCCCCAAACGCCATCTGTAGCCCAGATTGGGATTTCTGTGGAGCTGCTGGAACTCTTGGCTCAGCAAACTCCTGTAGCAAGTGCCGCTGTGTCATCAGTCAATTCATTCACAGAG TTCACTCAAAAGATGCTAGACAATTTTTATAACTTCGCTTCGTCCTTCGCTGTCACCCAGGCCCAAATGACACCCAACCCATCGGAAGCTTTTATTCCCGCAAATGTAGTTTTGAAATG GTACGAGAATTTCCAAAGAAGATTAACTCAGAATCCTTTGTTTTGGAAAACATAA